In Brevibacterium pigmentatum, the sequence GCGCCACGGCGAACGAGTCGCTCGACCCGGCATCCACGTCCGAGCCCGCCGCATCGGCAACACCAGCTGCACCAGCCACACCGGCAGCATCGCCGGATGCGGGCGATCCCTCGGACGCTTCAGACCCAGCCTCGCTGGATTCGGCCCAGCTGGGACGGGGCTCGGCGGCCTCCTCGGTGCGGGACGGCTTGCCCTTGAGGACGAGGGTGAGCGTGGCCAGCGGAACGGACAGCCAGTTCGGGCGGTTGCGCAGCTCGGCGACGACCTCAACAAGGAGTCGGTCGACGAGCGCCGCACGCAGAACGGGATCGCTCAGCCCGATGCTGTCACCGCGAGCCCGCGAATATCCGGACAGCAGCGAGTTCTGCACCTGCGAAGCCCACAGGTATTCAGGCGAATCGAAGATCGCACGCAGCGCCCCCGGATCATTGCCGAAGCCGCTGACGACCAGCGAGCCGTCCTCGGAGTCCAGGGCATCGGTGCGCTGCAGACGAGCGAAGCCGGCGGCGTAGTCGATGCTGCGCAGCAGGGCCACGAGGTCGAAAGCCGCGGGCTTGGGATCCGAGTTCGTCGAGTCCGTGAACTTCACGACCGAATAGCCATCGGTCGACGAGCTGACCACATGGTCCAACGTCAGCTCGCCGTGGATCTTCTGCAGGGTGCCGATGGTCTGGAGTCCCTGCAGTCGAGCACGGTGACCGCGCAGCTCCGGAACCAGCGAATCCAAGGCAAGAGGTGCCCGACCCAGCGCCCAGTCGATGCGCTCGACCCACTTCTGCACGAGCTGCTTGGTCGGTTCGCCGGCACCTTCGACGACACCGAACTCGGCGGCCATGTCAGTGTGCAGCTCACCGATGCGCCGCCCCATCTCGGCGGCGTGGGCGTTGTAGGCACCGATCGAACCGGAGTCGACAGCGCACACCGTGTTCACGGCCTCCCGCCAGGCGGGCTCGGCGTCGACATCGACGTGGGAGAGCAGCGCCATGGGCGCCTCCATCTCCTGGACCTCGAACATGTCGTACCAGCGACCCGAACCCCAGCCGATGACCTCGGGCACGCTGCGCGACCCCGCCTCGGTGAGGAGGACGGGGATCGTCAGCGATGACGGCATTCCGTTCTCGAGAACGCGGAAGAACGAGAGCTCCATCGGCTCATATTCGTCGTGGATGATCACCGTCGACTTGTGCTGCCCGGAGTCCGAGACCTCGATCGGGCGGATCTCCACGGGCATGACGTCCTCCGCCCCCACCGTGAGGTCACCGATCGATGGCTTCGGCGGGACCGCCTCGGCGGCGGTGTTCGTCGATCCATTCGCCGAGGCGGCATCGCCGTTCGCAGTCACCGGGAACGGCATCGGCGCACGGTCCCGGGCGTCGGTCTTCTCCTGGCTGTGGCGCAGGGATTCGGTGGACAGCTGGCCGCCGTCGAAGATCTTGCGCTTCGTGATCGCATCGGCCATGAGGTTGACGAAGACGGGGTCGGCGGCGCCGTCGTAGACGTAGACGGTACCGAGCGCGAGGTCGTCGACGCGGCCGATGAGGGCGTGGCGGAGGTGCATGTCCTCGGCACCACGCAGGGTCAGGGGGATGTTGAGGCGACGCAGGGTGGGCCCGTCGCCGACGGAGATGACGGTCACGAGACCGGCGAAGCCGCCGAGCTCCTCGGCGGTGTAAGTGAACGCGCGGGCCACCGACATGGGGGTGATGTCGGGGTCGGTCCCGAAATCTGCTGCGTGCTTGGGGAACCACGGCTGTCGAGGTATCCAGCTGGCTAACAGTTGTTCGAGCTCACTGCTGATGGCCATGACGTCTCCTAGAAGGGATTACGGGCATCCTCCATCCAATCATGATATGGGGTATTCGCGGTTCAGGGCGCACCCGAAACCCCGAAGTCGGGAGCCGAATCACGGTGTTCCGGCGGGTGCGCAGCGTCCTCATGTCGATACGAGTTGCCAAATAGCAAGACAAAGGGAGCACAATAGTCTGGTGGTTGAAACAGACATGACTCCCCAGAAGCTCACACTCGCCGGCGAGGTCGAGGCGGCTGCGCTGCGAATTTCCGATTCCGTCATCCTGTCGCCACTTCAGATCTGCGAGCGGTTGACGACCGCAACCGGTTCCACGGTCTACCTCAAGCGCGAGGACCTGCAGATGGTGCGATCCTACAAGATCCGCGGAGCCTTCAACTTCATGCTCCAGCTCGATGCCGACGAACGCGCCCGCGGTGTCGTCTGCGCCTCGGCGGGCAACCACGCCCAGGGCTTCGCTCGCGCCTGCAAGGAACTGGGCATCCAGGGCACTATCTTCGTGCCGAAGACGACGCCGAAGCAGAAGATCGACCGCGTCCGCCACTTCGGCGGGGAGCAGGTGACGATCGAGATCGCCGGCTCCACCTACGACGACGCCTCGGCGCTGGCCTACCGGTTCGCCGAACGCAATGAAGCCCTCCTGGTTTCAGCCTTCGACGATATGCGCACGATCGCCGGTCAGGGCACCGTGGCAGCCGAGATCCACGCTCAACTCGAGACCGACCCGGACTACATCATCGTGCCCGTCGGCGGCGGCGGAGTGCTCGCCGGAGTCGCGGCCTATGTGGCCGAACGGATGCCGAACACGAAGGTCATCGGAGCCGAACCCGCCGGAGCCGCCTCGATGATCGCCGCCCTCAAGGCCGGCCACCCCGTGACCTTGGAGAACATCGACCGCTTCGCCGACGGCACCGCCGTGCGCCGGGCCGGCAACATCACCTACGACGTCATCGCCGAACTCGGCCTCGACATCCGCCCTGTCGCCGAAGGTGCGGTGGCCACCGAGATGCTGGATATGTACCAGGTCGACGGAATCATCGCCGAGCCCTCCGGGGCGCTGGCCTCGGCTGGGATCGGCGGACCGGACTCGGACAAGCCGATCACGATCGAACCCGGATCGACCGTCGTGTGCCTGGTCTCCGGCGGCAACAATGACATCTCCCGCTACCCGGAGATCCTCGAACGCTCGCTCGTCCACGAGGGACTCAAGCACTACTTCATCGTCGACTTCCCGCAGGAGCCCGGCGCCCTGCGCCGGTTCCTCAACGAGGTGCTCGGGCCCGAGGACGATATCGCGATGTTCGAGTACGTCAAACGCTCCGACCGGGAGACCGGACCGGCGTTCGTCGGCATCCAGCTCGGCTATGCCGAAGACCTGCCGAATCTGCTCGAGCGGATGGAAGCCTCATCGATCGAGGTCGAGCGCGTGCACCAGAACTCGCCGATGTTCCGTCTCTTCGCCTGAGGTTGGGTTGCGCAACTTGGCGGCTCGCCGCTGCTGAGTGGCGGATGATCGCCTGAGGAGCGGAAGCCCCTGCCCTCATGCCCACCCAGCTACTAGAGTGGTCGCATGCGCGCTATCACGATCTCCTCCCCCGGTGACCCCGAGGTCCTGCAGGTCACCGACGAACCGACCCCCGAGCTCGCCGCAGATGAGGTCCTCGTCCGCGTCCATGCCGCCGGAGTCAACCGGGCCGACCTGCTGCAGCGTCGCGGATTCTACGATCCCCCGCCCGGGGCCACCCTGATTCCCGGTCTCGAAGTCTCTGGCACGATCGAGAAGCTCGGCGCCGACGTCACCGGCTGGTCCGTCGGCGACCGGGTGGCGGCTCTGCTCTCCGGCGGCGGCTATGCCGAATCCGTACCCGTTCCCGCAGGTCAGCTGCTTCCCGTCCCCGATGACTTCGACCTCACCGAGGCGGCCGCCCTCCCCGAGGTGCTGTCGACCGTATGGTCGAACATCGTCGGCCGCGGACTGGTGAAGGCCGGCGAATGGCTGCTGGTCCACGGTGGCGGGTCCGGCATCGGCACGGCCGCCATCCAGGTTGCGCGCCGCCTCGGCGTGAAGATCGTCGTGACCGTCGGCTCCGAACGGAAAGCCGAATTCTGCCGTGAACTCGGCGCCGATGCCGTCATCAACTATCGCGAAGAGGACTTCGTCGAACGCGTCCGCGAAATCTGCACCCACGACGACGGGTCGACCGGCGCCGATGTCATCCTCGACATCATCGGCGCGAAGTACCTCGAGCGCAATATCAAGGCGCTGAGCACCGACGGCCGTCTCATCATCATCGGTATGCAGGGCGGAACGAAGACCGAGATCAACCTCGGTTGGCTCATGCAGCCGCGCAAGTCCGTATCCGCCACGACCCTGCGGGCGCGGCCGAAGGAACAGAAGATCGCCATAGTCGCCGAGGTAGCCGAGCAGCTGTGGCCGGCCGTGATCTCGGGAGACATCCGCCCCATCATCCACGAAACCATGCCGTTGACTGAGGCCGTCCGTGCCCATCAGACGCTCGAGGACGGGGCGAACATCGGCAAGGTTCTGCTCATCGTCGATGAGGAAGGTGCACAGCCATGACCGAGAACCCCGGCACGGGAGACGGTGTCGAGAACGACGCGACTCCGCCCACCGGCGCAGAGTCGCCGGCCAGTGAATCTGCTCGGGCCGACGGCTTGGCGCGGGCTCAGCAGGATCAGGCGGATGTCTCCTCACCGGCGAAGGTGATGCGCATCGGCACCATGGTCAAGCAGCTGCTCGAGGAGGTCCGCGGCACCGAGCTCGATGAGAAGGGACGCGAACGTCTCGCCGAGATCCACCGCCGCTCCATCGACGAACTCGAAGAAGGACTGTCGAAGGACCTCATCGAAGAGCTCGAACGCCTCGACCTGCCCTTCGATTCGACCGACGGTCCGCCGACGACTTCGGAGCTGCGGATCGCACAGGCTCAGCTCGTCGGCTGGCTCGAAGGTCTCTTCCACGGCATCCAGACGGCGATCATGGCACAGCAGGCTATGGCCCAGCAGATGGGCGGTCGCGGCCAGCTGCCTCCGGGAATGGTTCCACCCGGGATGACACCGGCGGAGGGACAACCCGATGAGAAGGAGTCGGACCGCGACGATCGCGGCACCGGCAACTATCTGTGAAGCGCTTCTTCTCCGGCTTGCGCAAGAAGGCGACGAAGACCGCGGTCAAGGACGATGACCGGTTCGGCACCGGTCTGTGGCGGCACAACCGCGA encodes:
- a CDS encoding maltokinase N-terminal cap-like domain-containing protein; this encodes MAISSELEQLLASWIPRQPWFPKHAADFGTDPDITPMSVARAFTYTAEELGGFAGLVTVISVGDGPTLRRLNIPLTLRGAEDMHLRHALIGRVDDLALGTVYVYDGAADPVFVNLMADAITKRKIFDGGQLSTESLRHSQEKTDARDRAPMPFPVTANGDAASANGSTNTAAEAVPPKPSIGDLTVGAEDVMPVEIRPIEVSDSGQHKSTVIIHDEYEPMELSFFRVLENGMPSSLTIPVLLTEAGSRSVPEVIGWGSGRWYDMFEVQEMEAPMALLSHVDVDAEPAWREAVNTVCAVDSGSIGAYNAHAAEMGRRIGELHTDMAAEFGVVEGAGEPTKQLVQKWVERIDWALGRAPLALDSLVPELRGHRARLQGLQTIGTLQKIHGELTLDHVVSSSTDGYSVVKFTDSTNSDPKPAAFDLVALLRSIDYAAGFARLQRTDALDSEDGSLVVSGFGNDPGALRAIFDSPEYLWASQVQNSLLSGYSRARGDSIGLSDPVLRAALVDRLLVEVVAELRNRPNWLSVPLATLTLVLKGKPSRTEEAAEPRPSWAESSEAGSEASEGSPASGDAAGVAGAAGVADAAGSDVDAGSSDSFAVAPVADEATAADSESVAAAPRGTSGAVAAAIANSDSEASEASANEDSDAEEAGSKGPAVEEPAEPSGADEAVSAEPEAAGAPGTVRAADAAPAVESASGDSETDESEAAAPEADEVEVADTAENTVDAVADPDIDDVEDSTVVPPQDDEPETARAPAQAADDEEFVEEEEPEAPVRRVPASFAARGATSEDSDSTGHEPQPAEPKEAPKLGHTWSERSQNSGNDRGTFGEQIADRPNKGRDDAAARPDESPDKSGKDSKSAEGSVFDELLGTERKRNRMKKHKKD
- a CDS encoding proteasome activator, with protein sequence MTENPGTGDGVENDATPPTGAESPASESARADGLARAQQDQADVSSPAKVMRIGTMVKQLLEEVRGTELDEKGRERLAEIHRRSIDELEEGLSKDLIEELERLDLPFDSTDGPPTTSELRIAQAQLVGWLEGLFHGIQTAIMAQQAMAQQMGGRGQLPPGMVPPGMTPAEGQPDEKESDRDDRGTGNYL
- the ilvA gene encoding threonine ammonia-lyase IlvA, giving the protein MTPQKLTLAGEVEAAALRISDSVILSPLQICERLTTATGSTVYLKREDLQMVRSYKIRGAFNFMLQLDADERARGVVCASAGNHAQGFARACKELGIQGTIFVPKTTPKQKIDRVRHFGGEQVTIEIAGSTYDDASALAYRFAERNEALLVSAFDDMRTIAGQGTVAAEIHAQLETDPDYIIVPVGGGGVLAGVAAYVAERMPNTKVIGAEPAGAASMIAALKAGHPVTLENIDRFADGTAVRRAGNITYDVIAELGLDIRPVAEGAVATEMLDMYQVDGIIAEPSGALASAGIGGPDSDKPITIEPGSTVVCLVSGGNNDISRYPEILERSLVHEGLKHYFIVDFPQEPGALRRFLNEVLGPEDDIAMFEYVKRSDRETGPAFVGIQLGYAEDLPNLLERMEASSIEVERVHQNSPMFRLFA
- a CDS encoding NAD(P)H-quinone oxidoreductase, coding for MRAITISSPGDPEVLQVTDEPTPELAADEVLVRVHAAGVNRADLLQRRGFYDPPPGATLIPGLEVSGTIEKLGADVTGWSVGDRVAALLSGGGYAESVPVPAGQLLPVPDDFDLTEAAALPEVLSTVWSNIVGRGLVKAGEWLLVHGGGSGIGTAAIQVARRLGVKIVVTVGSERKAEFCRELGADAVINYREEDFVERVREICTHDDGSTGADVILDIIGAKYLERNIKALSTDGRLIIIGMQGGTKTEINLGWLMQPRKSVSATTLRARPKEQKIAIVAEVAEQLWPAVISGDIRPIIHETMPLTEAVRAHQTLEDGANIGKVLLIVDEEGAQP